The DNA region GTCGTTGCGATGAATTGGCCAAATTGGGTCTGCTCTATGTGGGTTCAGGAGTGAGCGGTGGTGAGGAGGGAGCCCGTCACGGACCTTCTCTGATGCCCGGTGGCCATGAGGCGGCATGGCCATTGATCAAGCCCATCTTCCAGGCGATTTGCGCCAAGGCCGACGGTGAACCGTGCTGTGAGTGGGTCGGCGATGGCGGCGCCGGTCACTTTGTCAAGATGGTGCACAATGGCATCGAATACGGTGACATGCAGTTGATCTGTGAAGCATATCACATAATGCAGAGTCTGGGTCTGGATGCCCCTAAAATGGCTGAGGAGTTTGGCAAATGGAATTCCGCCGAATTGGATTCTTTCCTTATTGAGATTACGCGCGATATACTTAAATACAAGGACAGCAAGGGACATCTATTGGAGCGTATACGTGATACAGCGGGACAAAAGGGCACTGGCAAATGGACAGCCATTGCAGCCCTACAATATGGTGTACCCGTGACCCTAATCGGTGAGGCTGTGTTCTCGCGTTGTCTGTCCGCCCTCAAGCAGGAACGTGTGCATGCAAGCAGTGTCCTTCAAGGACCCCCGGAGAGTGGCAAAAAGAAGGTGGCCAATTTGGCCAAATTCCTGGATGATATTAAGCACGCCCTCTACTGTGCCAAGATCGTTAGCTATGCCCAAGGCTTTATGCTAATGCGTGAGGCGGCCAAAGAGAATAACTGGCGTTTGAATTACGGCGGTATTGCTCTTATGTGGCGCGGTGGTTGCATCATTCGCAGCGTTTTCCTGGGCAACATCAAGGAGGCATACACCAGACAGCCGCAGCTCTCCAATCTTCTGCTCGATGACTTCTTCAAGCAGGCCATTCAACGGGGTCAGGCCTCGTGGCGTGAGGTTGTGGCCAATGCCTTCCTCTGGGGCATTCCAGTGCCAGCTCTCTCGACGGCCCTCAGCTTCTACGATGGCTATCGCACAGCCAAATTGCCGGCGAATTTGCTGCAGGCCCAGCGTGATTATTTCGGTGCCCATACCTATGAACTGTTGGGTGAGGAGGGTAAATTCCAGCATACCAATTGGACGGGAACCGGTGGCAATGTCTCAGCCAGTACTTATCAGGCATAGACCTCACACCCTAGGCATATATCTATAGAAGCATAGAAAGTAGAAGTTATACGCTCCCTTGCGAAAGCGATCAACTTGCCATTACTCATACGACTGGGGGGTCGGCAGGGGAGTACAAAATTTTTGTACATTACCAAATTACATTCCATGTCACACAGTTTAGCCGGGCTTTTCTTAAgttctttcgttttttctgttttttttttttaatcaagtACTTTTTACTTTAGGGTAGGCCAGTACTTATTTatgtaattaaaatatataatttctttgtgttgtattttgtataataattaAACTGGTGTTTGCAATTCAaagcagagaaaaaaaaagaatttaacatCTTAATAACTAGAATGCCACAAAAGTAAACAACAAACGTCGTGGAGATTTCGCCATCTCCTCAATCATCGGAAGGTTTAAGCTTCTTTTTATGCTCAATGACCAGTTTGTCTGTTGTATATAGATGACCGATAATTACCTATGAATTGAAAGGGGGAAGGCGACGGTGGTTTAGATGGTGGTAAAGTGTTTTAATAACAAATCTCTCACCTGTCGGCGTATCAATTCCAAATTATCCTTGCCCGTTGCCATTTGACGATCAATTTCTTCGAAATTATTGATCGTTTTGTTAGCCCGGAATGTATCACGTATCTTTCGTGCTGCATACATTCTGTGTATATGAAAAGAGATAATAATTTATGGTTATCTATTTCATCACAATctcatttttgaatttcaCTCGTCTCACCTGAAGTTGTACGATGGCAATTTTGCCGATTCGCGTAGTAGATTTCTATACAGTGTTAAGGCCTGGCGACGAGTCGACATATTTGGTTTTATTCACTAATGTTTCGTAAGTAATAAAACTATGGTTTAATTGTCCAATTGGAGCATATATTAAAGCATGGCCAGATGAGAATTTTGTACCGGAGTAGCCGCTTTGATGACATAAAAATCTCAccaattgaaaacaaaaaaataccaaaaaatacACAATCATGAAATATACTAGATCGCTAAATCCAGAAATACACAccaaaaattgagaaaaatacCAGAAAGACGCAAATTGCCATGAACAACCCTAACAAAATCCCGATAGTTTCTCGGCATAAATAACTATT from Drosophila willistoni isolate 14030-0811.24 chromosome XL unlocalized genomic scaffold, UCI_dwil_1.1 Seg141, whole genome shotgun sequence includes:
- the LOC6648675 gene encoding protein bcn92; its protein translation is MSTRRQALTLYRNLLRESAKLPSYNFRMYAARKIRDTFRANKTINNFEEIDRQMATGKDNLELIRRQVIIGHLYTTDKLVIEHKKKLKPSDD
- the LOC6648674 gene encoding 6-phosphogluconate dehydrogenase, decarboxylating, with protein sequence MSGKADIALIGLAVMGQNLILNMDEKGFVVCAYNRTVAKVKEFLNNEAKGTKVIGAESLKDMVDKLKTPRKIMLLVKAGSAVDDFIAQLVPLLSRGDVIIDGGNSEYQDTSRRCDELAKLGLLYVGSGVSGGEEGARHGPSLMPGGHEAAWPLIKPIFQAICAKADGEPCCEWVGDGGAGHFVKMVHNGIEYGDMQLICEAYHIMQSLGLDAPKMAEEFGKWNSAELDSFLIEITRDILKYKDSKGHLLERIRDTAGQKGTGKWTAIAALQYGVPVTLIGEAVFSRCLSALKQERVHASSVLQGPPESGKKKVANLAKFLDDIKHALYCAKIVSYAQGFMLMREAAKENNWRLNYGGIALMWRGGCIIRSVFLGNIKEAYTRQPQLSNLLLDDFFKQAIQRGQASWREVVANAFLWGIPVPALSTALSFYDGYRTAKLPANLLQAQRDYFGAHTYELLGEEGKFQHTNWTGTGGNVSASTYQA